One bacterium genomic window, ATCAGACACTCCTACCGCACTTTCGTGCGATCTGTCGTGTCTACGAAACCGGGGCAACCTCAAGGTTTACTATGAGAAGCAAGAAAGTCTGGCCACGGTGGCTGGACTCAACTAAACGAGTCTCCGGAGAAACCGGGGCGGTTCATTTCTACACCCGCCGCACACTGAGGATCTTCCCGCTCTATTACGGGATCACATTCTGTCTATGTCTCGCACTCCCTGTCCTAGCTCCAGATGGAAGAACCGCGACTGGATTGTGGCGCAACCTCCCCTTTCTGCTCTCGTACACATTGAACTGGGTGGAACCCAGATCTCTGTTGGCAGTTGCCTGGTCGCTCGCGGCGGAAGAGCAGTTCTATCTGTCCTGGCCGCCGATTGAACACTTTCCCGGAGGTTCGCTGTACCGCTGTTGCTGATTCTGATCATCCTGGGACAGGCGATCGCGTTGCACTGACTCGATGGACCCCTCGAGGTGTAGTTCAGCTTCGGCCCCCGGGAACCGTCGATGCTTAGAAAAAAGACGTTTACGCCGATCCTACTGGGCGTTCTGCTCACTCGTGTCCTGCACTCACGCGGTGGCTTTCAGCTGATCGACCGAGTTCTCGGGACACATCTCGCACCCGTCGTATGCTTGATGGCAATCGTAGCGTTGTATCAGTTTCTGCCGATGAAACTCGGCGGTTGGCCCCGTCTGGGAATTCACCTCATGATGGTTGCGTTCGTCGCTTCCTGTGTCGCCCGCGACGACCACGCCATGAGCCCCCTGCTGACTTCCCCGCCCTTTCAAAGAGTGGGTGCAGTCAGCTGCGGAATGTACCTGTTCCGCCTCGAATTAAACACGTCGCAGTCGCGGCCCTGGCACAATTCACTCTGACCACACCGGGCATCGCGCTCTGTGCGAATGGAAGCTACGCAGTTTCCGAACTCAGCTTTCGCTACTACGAATCCGATTTCTTGCGGCTCAAGACACGATTCATCTGACCGTGCGCAGATCGTCATTTCGGGAACACCATGGAGCCGTACGGCTTGTACAAGGCACCAGAGAGGCTGCGAAGACCGGCGCTCCCTGGTACCTTTGGTCCCGGTGGAGACTCATTCGTCGCGTTTTTGGCAAACAGTTTCGTCTGTTTCGAGGCGAATAGAACTCCATGATCCTCATGGAAACGACCGCATTTCTGCATCGATCAGCAATCTGGTGCAGAAAAGACCGTCGTGAACACGGATGACCTCTTGATGCTGGATTCCCTACCAACCGCCCGTCTGAGGGGTGTGAGCTTTCACAGCATCACCGAGGAACACTGTATCCGGTGCATCGGCGATGGCCTGGACCGCGGCCTGGGCGGGTGGGTCATCACGGCGAATCTCGATCACCTGCGTCGGGCGCTGGTCGATCCCGTCTATCGACGGTTCTGCGAAGAGGCAACCCTGGTCGTCGCCGACGGAATGCCGCTGGTCTGGGCCAGCCGAATCCAGGGCACGCCGCTCCCCGAACGGGTGGCCGGTTCGAGTCTGATCTCGTCGTTGAGTCAGGAGGCAGCAATCTGGGGTCGATCGCTCTACATGCTGGGAGGCGTTCCGGGAACTGCCGAGATGGCGGGCGAAGTTCTCAAGCGGCGTCATTCTTCACTGAAGATCGCAGGTAGCCACTGCCCCGATTTCGGTTTTGAAAACAACCCTGACCAGGTACAGCACATCATCGATCTTCTGGTCGAGGCCCAGCCCGACATCGTCTACGTGGCTTTGGGATCGCCGAAACAGGAACACCTGATCGAACGCTTGCGCGAAGTGCTTCCCAATGCATGGTGGATGGGAGTCGGCATTGGTTTCAGCTTCTTGTGTGGTGATGTGCGTCGCGCACCGAGATGGATGCAAGTGGCTGGCCTCGAGTGGCTTCACCGTCTAGCTCAAGAGCCGCAGAGACTGGCCGGGCGGTACATCGCCGACGGAATCCCGTTTGCTCTGAGCCTATTGGCAACTTCCCTGGGCGCTCGGATGCGAGGACGCCAGAAGGAACCCGGAGACCTCGCATAACACCATCTTGCAGCGCTGCAACCTCCGTCGGTGACCGTCGATAAACGAGAAAACGAAGCCCCCAAGCAGGGACGGGTTCAGGCCATCTCGGTCAGTGCGGAGTTCAGTGTGGGGCTGGGCCGCATGGCGCGGGAGGCGAGTTCGGGGTCGGGCGAGTAGTACCCCCCGATGTCCATGGGAGGACCCTGGACCTCATTGAGTTCGCCGACGATCAACCCTTCGTTCTCGGCCAGTTCCTCGGCGAGAGGGGCAAA contains:
- a CDS encoding WecB/TagA/CpsF family glycosyltransferase is translated as MLDSLPTARLRGVSFHSITEEHCIRCIGDGLDRGLGGWVITANLDHLRRALVDPVYRRFCEEATLVVADGMPLVWASRIQGTPLPERVAGSSLISSLSQEAAIWGRSLYMLGGVPGTAEMAGEVLKRRHSSLKIAGSHCPDFGFENNPDQVQHIIDLLVEAQPDIVYVALGSPKQEHLIERLREVLPNAWWMGVGIGFSFLCGDVRRAPRWMQVAGLEWLHRLAQEPQRLAGRYIADGIPFALSLLATSLGARMRGRQKEPGDLA